The genomic window CCCTCAAGACAAATCAAAAGCCCCGCAAATCTCGATACTTGACAACGCATCAGAACCAAAACCTATCCAAGACGAACTTTCTGATCCGTCTGCAAAACAGGAGTTAGCGCTCTCCAGTGAACCCGAGACAGAGCTCGAGTCTGGAGCCGAACTAAAGCCAGAAGCCGAACCAGAATCTGATCTCAATCCAACCCCTGATCTAGAACCAAACCCTGATCCAGACTCTGCTCTCAAGCCAACTCCTGATCTAGAACCAAACCCTGATCCAGACTCTGCTCTCAAGCCAACTCCTGATCTAGAACCAAATCCTGATCCAGACTCTGCTCTCGAGCCAACTCTTGATCTAGAACCAAACCCTGATCCAGACTCTGCTCTCAAGCCAACTCCTGATCTAGAACCAAATCCTGATCCAGACTCTGCTCTCGAGCCAACTCCTGATCTAGAACCAAACCCTGATCCAGACTCTGCTCTCGAGCCAACTCCTGATCTAGAACCAAACGCCGAACTAGAGCCAAAACTCAAAGCAGACGCTGCCCAAGCCTCCCCAGCACCCAATTCCCAAACCCCTTGGCCAACCCTTGATTGATCCAAAAGCATGCTTTAACGCTCATGCCTAGATCAAATAAAAGGAAACAGCCTCCAACGTTCCCCTTGGCCAACCTGCCCTGACCCATCCCGACGCACCTAGCCCCGCTCTGCGCCTGGCTCTTGGTCTCTCTGTCAGCGCCTGGCCCCTTTTGCAAAGGCTTGCAAGACGCCACCAGGTGGATCAACTGGCCCTTACCCCGCGTGCAGCAAACACTCTCGAGGAAACACCTCAAAGCCTTGTAGTTGGCCCCGCCAGCGAAGTGCTGAGCAGAAACTGGCAGCCAAACGGGGTCTTGCTCATCGTGGGTGCTATCGGCGCCGTGACTCGCTTAATTGCTCCATTACTCATTGGGAAGGACAAAGATCCCGCCGTGATCGTCCTTGATGCCCATGGCAAACACGTCGTGCCATTGCTGGGCGGTCACCAGGCGGGCGCAGAACAACTTGCCATGGAACTGGCCGCAGAGCTAGGCGGCCATGCTGTACTCACCGGAGACGCCAATAGCCAAAACCGCTTGGCCCTCGATAGTTTTGGCAAAGGCTGGGGCTGGCGACGTAGCGGCAGCCGCGAGAACTGGAATCAGTTGATGCTGACCCAAGCCCAAGGGGGGAAGCTTTTGCTTCTGCAGCATTCTGGTGCGACGTTTTGGCAAACAACTGCTGCTGCACAAGACGTTTTTGATGCCAATGCCAATGCTGATCAGGCTCGGCCAGCCGAGCTAACCATCGGCCCACAAAGCAGCATGTCTTGCAGCTGGCATCCCGCCAGTCTATGGATTGGAATTGGCTGCGAACGCGACACAAGCCTGAGCCTGCTTGAGCGCGCCGTGGCAGCTGCCCTGGCAGAGGCAGGCCTTGCCCCAGAGGCAGTAGCAGGCCTTGCCAGCATTGACCGAAAGGCCGATGAAACCGCTCTGCTCGCTCTCGCGCAAGCAAAGGACTGGCCTGTGCGCTTCTTCAACGCTGATGCCCTCGCAGAAGTTGACGTACCCACACCTTCTGCTGTGGTAGCAAAAGCTATGGGCACCTCTTCCGTGGCCGAAGCAGCAGCACTACTCGCAGCTAGCAACAAAAGCACTTTGCTGCTAACCAAACAGATTCACCACGCCCAAAACGCTGAACATGGTGCTACCACCATCGCCATCAGCGAAGCCAATCAACCTTTTGCACCCCAAAGAGGCGAATTGCATCTGATCGGAAGCGGTCCTGGAGATTTGGCCTTTCTCACCCACGATGCCCGTGCAGCACTAGCCCGCAGTGCCATATGGGTTGGATACGACCTCTACCTCGATCTACTGGAACCGTTGCGCCGCCCAGATCAAGCCCGTCTGGACGGGCAACTCACTCGCGAACGGGATCGCTGCCTTAAGGCCCTGGAGCTAGCCCAACAGGGAGCTCGAGTCGCCTTGATCTCTTCAGGAGACAGTGGCATCTACGGCATGGCCGGCCTAGCCCTGGAACTATGGCTCACACAACCCCCTAGTGATCGGCCACAATTTCAGGTGCATCCAGGCCTCTCAGCCCTGCAATTAGCCGCCGCCAAGGTAGGTGCCCCTCTGATGCACGATTTCTGCAGCGTGAGTCTCAGCGATCGCCTCACTCCCTGGTCAAAGATTGAAACCCGCCTGAAAAGTGCAGCCAGCGGAGATTTCGTGGTAGCCCTTTACAACCCACGCTCTCAAGAACGCGACTGGCAGCTGACGCGTGCCATTGAACTCTTGCTGGAGCATCGAGCCCCCAGCACGCCAGTGGTCGTAGCACGTCAACTTGGACGAGCGCAGGAAGACATACAGCTGCACACACTGCAGACGCTGCCAGTCAAAGAGATCGACATGCTCACGATTGTGCTAATCGGCAATAGCAGCAGTCGTTTGCAAGACAATCATGTGGTGACACCAAGGGGATACCCCGGAGCCGAACTGGCTTGAAAACATGTCAACTTCAATCAAGCTGAACGTTGTTTCAAGGCATCTCTGAATTGATAGGGCACTTTTTAGCGAGGCGGAAAAAGAAAGCGTGAAAGCAACTTCAGCTCCCGCCCCTGCATACCCATTAGACCCCAGCGAACACTCCAAGGGGCGCTAACAAACATGTTCACCATGGCAGCGACCAATTCCCGCAAGCTAAGAGTGTTGGTCAAAAAGCCGTACCATTCTTCGCTCGGCAAAGCAAAGAAACTGACAAAGAAATCACGCAGTTGGGGCTCTTTAAAACGCATCAGCTTCTCAAGGCCAAATTGATAAAGAGCATGCTTACGGCGCAACTCCTTGGGCCAAAGAGTCTCCCAACCTGCAGCCGCGAGCACCGCCGGCCCCGCCCCTGGATCGGCCATGGCTTCAGCCACAGCCTTTGCAACATAAGGTGCGCGGCGCAGCATGCTGCCCACCAAATAGCCCGAAGCAGGGTGCACCATCGCCGCCGAGCCGCCGAAACCAAGCAGCGGTTGCTGCCGGTCAGGCAGAGGCAAATTCATCGGCAGGAAATAACCAAGCTCCTCGTGCTGCAATTCAGTGATCGTTAAGCCTTGATGAGCCAATCGCCGCTCCAAGCGTGAACGCAGGGTTTCTAATGACACCGGAGGCGCGAGCCCTAGCGATGTTTCCTCTAAGAAGAAGCATCCCCCACCAAAGTCCATGGCATAAAGAAACGTGGGTGGCTCAGCTTTCTCCGCAGGGCTCAGATGATCACAGCGGTAGTCCATCAACACAAACTGGCCAGGCTCCACTGGGGGCTTATTGAAACGTCCCACCA from Prochlorococcus marinus str. MIT 9313 includes these protein-coding regions:
- the cobJ gene encoding precorrin-3B C(17)-methyltransferase is translated as MQRLARRHQVDQLALTPRAANTLEETPQSLVVGPASEVLSRNWQPNGVLLIVGAIGAVTRLIAPLLIGKDKDPAVIVLDAHGKHVVPLLGGHQAGAEQLAMELAAELGGHAVLTGDANSQNRLALDSFGKGWGWRRSGSRENWNQLMLTQAQGGKLLLLQHSGATFWQTTAAAQDVFDANANADQARPAELTIGPQSSMSCSWHPASLWIGIGCERDTSLSLLERAVAAALAEAGLAPEAVAGLASIDRKADETALLALAQAKDWPVRFFNADALAEVDVPTPSAVVAKAMGTSSVAEAAALLAASNKSTLLLTKQIHHAQNAEHGATTIAISEANQPFAPQRGELHLIGSGPGDLAFLTHDARAALARSAIWVGYDLYLDLLEPLRRPDQARLDGQLTRERDRCLKALELAQQGARVALISSGDSGIYGMAGLALELWLTQPPSDRPQFQVHPGLSALQLAAAKVGAPLMHDFCSVSLSDRLTPWSKIETRLKSAASGDFVVALYNPRSQERDWQLTRAIELLLEHRAPSTPVVVARQLGRAQEDIQLHTLQTLPVKEIDMLTIVLIGNSSSRLQDNHVVTPRGYPGAELA
- the crtL gene encoding lycopene beta cyclase; this translates as MTEAVVDVLVLGAGPAALAIAAALGKEGLQVSALTVGNPREPWPYTYGIWGEEVDAFDMGHLLEHRWSNTVSFFGPGASDPNADENRPSPHHRDYGLFDKIKLQEHWLQQCEAAGLTWHQGLATDFAVDATVSTVTTAEGVELQARLVVDATGYKPVFLRHVDHGPVAVQTCFGVVGRFNKPPVEPGQFVLMDYRCDHLSPAEKAEPPTFLYAMDFGGGCFFLEETSLGLAPPVSLETLRSRLERRLAHQGLTITELQHEELGYFLPMNLPLPDRQQPLLGFGGSAAMVHPASGYLVGSMLRRAPYVAKAVAEAMADPGAGPAVLAAAGWETLWPKELRRKHALYQFGLEKLMRFKEPQLRDFFVSFFALPSEEWYGFLTNTLSLRELVAAMVNMFVSAPWSVRWGLMGMQGRELKLLSRFLFPPR